The following is a genomic window from bacterium.
ATCAGAACGGTGCGCGCCGTGGCCTGCCACTGCACGTACGCGCCCAGGGCCTCGCTCACGAAGCGGAGCGGCACCATCGTGCGGCCCCCGACAACCATGGGAGGAGTGTCGAGGAGGACCATCCTTCCGTCCACCGCGGCTTCACGCCGTCCCATGACCAGCTCAATCGTCTTGGACGCCGTGGCGGCGGTGATGCGCTGCGTGGAGGGCTCCCACAAGACCGTGGCGCCCAGGCGCTCGAAGACGCCCCGGAGCGGGACCAGCAGCCGTCCGCCCACCTCGACGGGCGGCACATCGAAGGCCAGTTCCTCCCCATTGACGAGGACGCGGATCGCTCCCTGACCGGCCGCCGGCACCAGGTTGAGACTTAGGACGCAGATCAGCAGAACACCCACGAAGGTCGTACGCATTCGGCTCACCGCTCCTTTCCCTCGCACTCCATTCAGAAGGTGAGACTCCCTTCGGCGCCCGCAGTCCGCCCTCCTGGTACAATGGGGGCACCATGCCCAACCGGCTCGCCGGTGAATCCAGCCCATACCTGCTGCAGCACGCCGACAACCCGGTGGATTGGTACCCGTGGGGCGAGGAGGCCCTGCGCCGGGCCCGCGAGGAGGATCGTCCGATCTTCCTGAGCATCGGCTACGCGGCGTGCCACTGGTGCCACGTGATGGCGCACGAGTCCTTCGAGGACCCCGCTGTCGCAGCGGTTCTGAACGCCCACTTTGTCAGCGTCAAGGTGGACCGCGAGGAGCGGCCGGACCTCGACCAGATCTACATGCAGGCGGTCGTGGCGATGACCGGTCGCGGCGGCTGGCCGATGAGCGTCTTCCTGACGCCGGAAGGCGTGCCGTTCTACGGAGGCACCTACTTCCCGCCGACCCCGCGCCACGGCATGCCTGCCTTCGTTGATGTGCTGCGGGCGGTCGCCGGGGCATGGCGCACCCGCCGGGAGGAACTCCTGCGCAGCGCCGAAGGTCTGCTGGAGGTGCTGCGGGGCGAGAGCGCCCGCTCCGTCCCACCCGGTGCCACGCCGCCCTCTGATCTCACCGCGGCCACGCTGGACGCGGCCTGCAGCCAGCTTGAGCGCCAGTACGACCTGACCCACGCCGGATGGGGCGGCGCCCCGAAGTTTCCGCAGCCGATGACGATTGAGTTTCTCCTGCGCGCCCATCTGCGCACCCGCCTGCGCACCGGCGAGCGATCCGCGCTCGCGATGGCCGAGGCCACGCTGGAGAAGATGGCGCGCGGCGGCATCTACGACCATCTCGGCGGCGGATTCCACCGCTACGCCACGGACGCGGCCTGGTTGGTACCGCACTTCGAGAAGATGCTCTACGACAACGCGCAGCTCGCGCGCGTCTACGTGCATGCCTGGCAGGTAACCCAGAACCCGCTCTTCCGGCGCGTGGCCGAGGGGACGCTCGACTACCTCCTCCGTGAGATGACCGATCCGGCCGGCGGGTTCTACAGCAGCCAGGACGCCGATTCCGAGGGCGAGGAAGGCCGGTTCTTCGTCTGGTCGGCGGATGAGTTCAGCGAGGCACTCGGGGTTGGCGCCGGCCTCTTCTGCGATGCCTACGGCGTCACCGAGCGCGGGAACTTCGAGGGGAAGAACGTGCTGCACGTTGCGGCGGACCCGCAGGCGCTGGCCGCGAAGCACGGGGCCGCCGTCGAGGAGATCGAGGAACGCCTGGCCGCGGCGCGGCGCGCGCTCTTCGAGCGCCGGGAGCGTCGCGTGCGCCCGGGCCTCGACGATAAGGTGCTGGCGGCCTGGAACGGGCTGGCGCTGGCGGCGTTCGCCGAGGCCGCCCGGGTCTTCGACCGTCCCGATTACCGCCGTGCGGCCACATCCGCCGCGGCGTTCCTCCTGCGCGAGATGCGGACGGCCAACGGCAGGCTGCTCCGGGCCTGGCGCGGCGGCCGGGCACGGCTGAACGCCTATCTCGAAGACTACGCCGACGTCATCGAGGGTTTGCTGGCGCTGTACGAGACGACGTTCGACGCGCGCTGGTTCGTGGAGGCTAGGCTTCTGGCCGATGAGATGCTCGCCCGCTACCGCGATCCCTCCGGCGGGTTCTTCGATACGGCTGACGACCACGAGACGCTGGTAATCAGGCCCCAAGACCTCCAGGACAACGCCACGCCTTCGGGAAGCGCCATGGCGGCAACCGTGCTGCTGCGCCTGGCCGCGTTTACGGGCGAGGGCAGGTATCGCGACGCGGCGGAGGCCGCGCTGAAAGCCGTCGGGCCGCTCGCAGCGGCCCATCCCACCGCGTTCGCGCAGTGGCTGTGCGCGCTCGACTTCGCCCTCGCGCCTCCTACCGAGGTCGCCATCGTCGGCGATCCGGCCTCCGTTGAGACGCGGGCGCTGCTGGATGTCGTGATGAAGCCCTACCGTCCAAACCAGGTGGTTGCGGTGGGCCGGCCCGGCGAGGCATCGCCGATCCCGCTTCTGGCCGGTCGTTCGCCGCGCGCCGGAGGCGCCACGGCCTTCGTCTGCGAGCGGTTTGCCTGCCGCCTGCCGGTGTCCGATCCGAGGGAACTCGCCGTCC
Proteins encoded in this region:
- a CDS encoding thioredoxin domain-containing protein; its protein translation is MPNRLAGESSPYLLQHADNPVDWYPWGEEALRRAREEDRPIFLSIGYAACHWCHVMAHESFEDPAVAAVLNAHFVSVKVDREERPDLDQIYMQAVVAMTGRGGWPMSVFLTPEGVPFYGGTYFPPTPRHGMPAFVDVLRAVAGAWRTRREELLRSAEGLLEVLRGESARSVPPGATPPSDLTAATLDAACSQLERQYDLTHAGWGGAPKFPQPMTIEFLLRAHLRTRLRTGERSALAMAEATLEKMARGGIYDHLGGGFHRYATDAAWLVPHFEKMLYDNAQLARVYVHAWQVTQNPLFRRVAEGTLDYLLREMTDPAGGFYSSQDADSEGEEGRFFVWSADEFSEALGVGAGLFCDAYGVTERGNFEGKNVLHVAADPQALAAKHGAAVEEIEERLAAARRALFERRERRVRPGLDDKVLAAWNGLALAAFAEAARVFDRPDYRRAATSAAAFLLREMRTANGRLLRAWRGGRARLNAYLEDYADVIEGLLALYETTFDARWFVEARLLADEMLARYRDPSGGFFDTADDHETLVIRPQDLQDNATPSGSAMAATVLLRLAAFTGEGRYRDAAEAALKAVGPLAAAHPTAFAQWLCALDFALAPPTEVAIVGDPASVETRALLDVVMKPYRPNQVVAVGRPGEASPIPLLAGRSPRAGGATAFVCERFACRLPVSDPRELAVLLGG